GGACGAAGGATTTCATCCCGTGGTCTTTTGCCGCTTCATAGATACAGCCCGGTATGTGGCCGAGCATCTTCATACGGCTCTCAAAGGCAAGGTGCGCGTGGAGGCGGTGACCGGCACGCTGCCTCCCGCCGAGCGGGAGGCGCGCATCCAGGCGTTGGTTACCGAACCCGGCCCGTACGTCCTGGTCGCCACCGACTGCCTGGCTGAAGGGATCAATCTCCAGGACCACTTCAACGCCGTGCTCCATTACGATCTGGCATGGAATCCCACCCGCCACGAACAACGGGAAGGCCGCGTAGACCGATTCGGCCAAAAGAGCCCCGAAGTCCGCGTGATCACCTATTACGGCCAAGACAACCCCATCGACAAAGCCATCCTGGATGTCCTCATCCGAAAGCACAAGCGTATCAAAAGCGATCTCGGAATCATCGTGACTGTGCCAAAGTCCAGCGAAGAAATCGCCGAAGCCCTCTTTGAAACCGCGCGCCACAGGAGAAAGGAAGCCGCGGCCCCTCGCCAACTGGTCATGCCCTTCGTGTACGATTTGGAAAGAAAACGGAAGGAACTGCACCAGGAATGGGACAGCGCGAGCGACCGGGAAAAGGTGAGCCGCAGCCGCTTCGCCCAGCACGCCCTGGACCCGGATGTGGTGGCCGGGGAACTCCGAAGCGTGCGCGACGCCATCGGCCGTAGCCAGGATGTGGCCCGGTTTTTCCGAGAAACGCTTCAAGCCGCAGGCATTCCCCATGAGATGAACGGCCAGGCGGTTAAAGTCCATCTCGGAGACGTAACCCCGCGCAGCTTTCGCCAGGCTTTGGGAATGGATGAGCCCTTCACGGGGCGGTTCGAATTGCCCGTGGACCGCGACGAAATCTATCTTGCCCGGACCAGTCCCGTGATCGAAGGACTCGCCGGCTGGGTCCTGGATCAAGCATTGAATCCTCTGGCTGGAAACGGGCGGCGCATCGCCTCACGGCTCGGTGTCATGGCCACTTCCCTCGTGAGCGGGCGAACCACCCTCCTTATAGTGCGCTTTCGCTACCAGATGAAAAGAAGCACCGGGGTTATGGAAAGTCTTCTTTGCGAAGAGGTGGTACCCATGGCCTGTACGGGTTCGTCGTACGACCCCGTGTGGCTCCCGGCGGAAGAGGCGGAAGCACTCCTGGACGCCGTTCCCGAAAAGAACCTGCCGTCCACGGCCGTGGACCAGCAGACGGGCCTGGCTGAAAGGACGCTTCCCAAGCTGAGGGAGCTGCTGGCCTCTGCGGCGCTCGAAAGGGCCGAAAAGCAACGGCAGGCCCACGAACGGGTTCGGGAAGCGGTGCCGGCCTCCAGCCGCATCGGCCATGTCGAACCGGTTCTTCCGGTGGACATCCTGGGAGCCTTCATCCTGCTGCCGAGGTAGAAATCGCCATGTCCCGAAGAAAACAGGATTTTCAGGCCGTTCGGTCGGAAGGGGGGCTGCTTCCGCCCGATCTTTTGCGCCGTATCCTCGATCCCAGGGGGGAACTTCCCGGCACCCGACCGAAGGATTACGACCTGGCCAAAGGAGAGCGACTCCATGAGCGGATCACCCAGAGCTGGAACAAGCTTCTGAAGCAATGGAAGGATTTTCAGTCGGTCCGAACCGGCCAGGGCGCCCGCACCGGAATCACCAATGAAAGATGGACTCTCCCGCTTCTTCGGGAACTGGGCTTCGGCTCGCTTCCCACCACGCCGGCTCCGGAAATCAATGGCCGCACTTACGCCATCAGCCGGATGTTCGGCCCCGTGCCGATCCATCTCATCGGCTGCGAACTGTCGCTGGACCGCAGAGCCGCCGGCGTGCGCGGCGCTGCCGCCTCGAACCCACACGGGCTGGTGCAGGAATTCCTGAACCGGAGCCCCAAGCACCTCTGGGGCATCGTCTGTAACGGCCTGCGGTTGCGAATCCTTCGGGACAGCCAGGCCCTTTCCCGCCAGTCCTTTCTGGAATTCGACCTGGAATCCATGTTCGACGGGGAACTCTACAGCGACTTCGTGCCCCTTTGGCTCACCGCCCATGCGAGCCGTTTCGTTCCCCGGGACGGCGACCGCCCCGAAAGCTGTTATCTGGAAGAGTGGACTCGCATCGCCCGGGAACAGGGTACCCGCGCCTTGGGTGATCTGCGCCAAGGGGTGGAACGGGCGCTTGAGATCCTCGGCGAAGGCTTTACCAGCCATCCGCAAAACACGCGCCTGCGGGACGCCCTGCGATCCGAAGACCTGTCGCTCAGCAACTTCCACGGCCAGCTCCTTCGCATCATTTACCGGATCATCTTTCTTTTCGTGTCTGAAGACCGCACCTTGGACGGCGTACCCCTGCTTCATCCCCGTGGGAACTCCGCCCAGGCTCGGGCGGCCCGGGAACGCTACGCCGCCCACTACAGCACCAGCCGGCTTCGCGACCTGGCCTCCCGCATCAAGGGAAGCCGCCACGGGGATCTCTGGCGCCAGTTTCAAGTGGTGGTCCAAGCCCTTTCCGGTACTCCTGACGGCGAAGCCGCACGTGAACACCTGGCCCTTCCGGCGCTCGGAAGCTTCCTGTGGAATCCCCGATCCACCGCCGATCTGAACGACGCCGAGCTGGCCAACTATGACTTCTTGGAGGCCTTGCGGTCACTCGCCTTCACGCGCCAGGGCAAGGTCCTTCGGCCGGTGGACTACAAGAGCCTCGGAGCCGAAGAACTGGGCGGCATCTACGAAAGCCTCCTGGCTCTGATTCCCCGGATCAGCGCCGACGGAGCCCGCTTCACCTTCGCCCGTTTCGCCGGAAGCGAGCGGAAGACATCCGGTTCCTACTACACCCCGGATGCGCTGGTTCAGTCGCTTTTGGACACGGCCTTGGATCCCCTGGTGGACGCCGCTGTGAAGGGAAAGAGCGGTCCCGAGGCCGAAGAAGCCCTTCTTTCCATCACGGTCTGTGATCCCGCCGTGGGATCCGGACATTTTCTCGTGGGCGCCGCCCGTCGCCTGGCCCGGCGTCTGGCGGCCCTTCGGGCTCAGACTCAAGGCGATTCCGAACCCAGTCCGCTTCTTTACCAACAGGCACTTCGCGACGTCATCAGCCGGTGCCTCTACGGCGTGGACCTGAACCCAATGGCCGTAGAACTGTGCAAGGTGAGCCTGTGGCTGGAAGCCCTGGAGCCGGGAAAGCCCCTGACCTTTCTGGACCACCACATCCAAGTGGGAAACAGCCTGCTGGGAACCACGCCGGAACTCATGAAGGAGGGCATCCCCGACGACGCCTTCAAGCCCCTCATTGGGGACGACAAGAAGATCTGCAGAGTCCTTCGCAGAAAGAACAAGCAGGAAAGTGATGGACAAATCACAATGTACCCCCTCCTTGCCGCTGAATCCCAAAAAGCTTATCGAACAATGGAAGATCGGGCCCGCGCGTTGGATGAAAAGCCCGAGGAAACCTTGGATGAAGTTCGAGAAAAGGCCGCTTCTTTCAATGAACTGCTCGGTTCCGAGGAATACCGGCGGGCACGCCTTGCGGCGGACGCTTGGTGCGCCGCCTTCGTGTGGAAGAAACAAAAAGACGCGCCGCCCCCCATCATCACCGACATCCTCCGAAAACTCCAGGAAACCCCGAACGCTCTCACCCCCGAGCAGCGCAAGGAAGTGCAACGTCTGGCGGACCAATACCGGTTTTTCCATTGGCATTTGGCCTTCCCACAGGTGTTCGCCCGAGGCGGTTTCGATTGCGTCCTGGGCAATCCGCCGTGGGAGCGTGTGAAACTCCAGGAAAAGGAATGGTTTGCCGGACGCAATGAGGCGATCGCTAGTGCTCCCAACGCCGCCGCCCGAAAACGCATGATCCAAGATCTGATCGTGTCTGAGCCTCGGCTCCATGAGGAATTCATCGAAGACTTAAGAAGGGCTGAAGGGGAGAGCCACTTCTTTCGGAGCAGCGGTCGCTACCCTTTTTGTGGGCGCGGGGACATCAACCTGTATGCCGTTTTTGCCGAGGCTATGCGGGATGTACTGAACGAACGGGGCCGTATGGGCTGTGTGCTCCCCACCGGGATCGCCACCGACGACACCACCAAGTTCTTCTTTCAGAACGTCATTGAAACCCGGTCCCTGGTGAGCCTCTTCGACTTTGAAAACAAGGGGATTTTTCCGGAAGTCGACAGTCGCATGAAATTCTGTCTGTTTACGGCGGGGGGAGGGAAACAACCCACGCATACGGCTGCGGAGTTTGCCTTCTTCGCCCATGGGGTGGAAGATCTTCGCGACCCCGAGCGCCGCTTCAGCCTGTCGGCCGAGGACATCGCCCTCCTCAACCCCAACACGCTCACCTGTCCCGTCTTTCGCTCGAGAAAGGACGCGGAACTTACCAAGGCCGTCTACCGCCGCGTCCCGGTGCTCATCCGCGAAGCCCGGGACGGCCGCCCCGAAGAGAACCCCTGGGGTGTGAAATTTACTCGCATGTTCGATATGTCCAACGACTCCGATCTGTTTCGCACCCGGGACCAACTGGAAGCCGACGGCTGGCGCCTTGACGGCAACATTTTCGAAAAAGACGGCGAAAAATACCTGCCGCTCTATGAAGCCAAGATGATCCACCATTTCGATCACCGCTGGGCGACCTACGACGGGACAAAAATCCGGGACGTCGCCTCCGAGGAAAAGCAGGACCCCGCCTTCGTTGTCCTTCCCCGCTACTGGGTGAAGGAAGCTGACGTCCAGGCCGCTCTCGGGCCCACCGGCTGGACCCGAGGCTGGCTCCTCGGCTGGCGCGATATCACCAATACCACCAACGAGCGGACGGTTCTCGGTGGTGTTTTTCTCGCGTGTGCTGTGGGGAACAATCTCCCTATTTGGACGGTCGCCATGGAAGACGCTCAGCTATTCTCTTCAATATTTTCCAGCCACTCCCTAGACTATGCGGCACGATTCAAAGTTGGAGGGACCCATCTCAATTTCTTTATTGCACAGCAATTACCTGCGCTACCGCCAGATCGCTTTGAAAACACCTGCCTGTGGACCGCCGATAATAAAAACCTCAAGAGTTGGTTCCTTCCACGCATCCTGGAACTGACCTACACGGCTTGGGACCTGCAGCCCTTCGCTCGGGACTGCGGCTACGAGGGGCCGCCCTTTCGCTGGGACGAGGAACGCCGGTTTCTGTTGCGCTGCGAGTTGGATGCGGCCTTCTTTCACCTGTATGTTCCCGCCACGGCGGACGGGCAATGGAAGCGCGCCCTAAAGGACGAAGGAGCGGTCCGGGACGAAGCTCCGGAAGAACTGGAGGAACTGAAGCGTCACTTTTCCACCCCGCGCGATGCGGTGGATTACATCCTGGACACTTTCCCAATCGTTAAGCGAAAGGACGAACAACGATACGGCGAGTATCGAACTAAGCGCGTCATCCTGGAGATCTACGACGCCATGCAGGAAGCCCTTCGAACGGGCACTCCGTACCAAACCCGGTTTGATCCGCCCCCGGCGCACCCTTCCGTAGTTCATCGTCCATGTTGAACCGCGGTGTCAATGCGTTGGCTTCTTGACGGATCCGGCATCGGGCAGCCGGCATAGCACATGACGAGGGGACGCTGCGTCTCAATGCGTTGGCTTCTTGACGGATCCGGCATCACCGGGATCAGTCCGAACAGAGGTTGGCGAGGCTACGACCGGGCGGAATGTATAGGCAGTACTCTGAGGTGTCTCCTCAGCTCCGGGTTCCACCTTGTTCCCAAGCTCGAGCTTGGGAACACAACTGTGCAGAAGCTCCAGCTTCGGTTCCCATGAGGCCGTGACCCATGCGAACCCGTTGCAGAATCCATAACAAAGGATCCGAACACCCCTACTTCGTCACACCTAGTATTCTAGGGTGGATCCCGGTCTTCACCCACAAAGACCACTTCGAGATCCCGGCCGGCTCCCTTCAGCCCCCTCCCCTTAATCCCCTCCCACAAGGGGAGGGGAAATAGAATTTGGCATCAAATATTAGGTCTATTATTTTCTACGCTACCAAATGCTTTACAGTGTGGCGAAGCTGGAGCTTCCCGGGCAGGTCGTTCCCAAGCCGGAGCTTGGGAACGAGGGGGATTCGGCTTCTTCCCCGGCTTTGGGGCGGCCTAGCTTTATCCAAAAACATTGGGTCTGCCGAAGGCGATGGAAATGCTCTATACGGGAGATGCCCTTTCCGCCGCCGAAGCCAAAGAAATCGGCATGCTCAATCACATGGTTTCTCGAGAGTCGCTGGAGGCGGTCAGTATGGCCATGGTGACAAGCATCCTGAACGGTTCACCCATCGCGATGCGTTTACAGACATATATACTCTGCGGATATTTTCACTGAGCAACCAGCTTGCTTCTTGTAAATAATGACTCCCCGTCGCTCATCATTAGGATGAGGCGACGGGGAATGTGGAAAAGGCGGCCGGAACCGTCGTTAGTTGTTTCCGGTCTCTGCCCGTACCCACTTTTCAGTACGACCGAGCAGTGAAAACCCGATAAAGCCCCGTACATTCAATTGATCGGCGTTGGGTTGAGTGATCTTGCATTTATACGTCTTGCCGTTATCCGGGTCATAGATGGTCCCGCCCTCCCAGGTGCTATTGTCGGCGGAATAGGTGAAGCCCTTCATCATCTGAAGACCCAGCAGAGGTCGCGACCTTAAGCTCTCTTCCGGGTTGTTTCTGTCCACTTTTGCCTTTCCCGCCATACCTTTCTCGTCCCCAGCGGGATATTCGGGCTCCGCAAGCCATACCACCTTACCACAAAAGGCCGCTCCGCACTTGAAAATCTCGACTTTGTACTTGCCCCCTTGAGTGGTCCATACTCCCAGGATGCCATCGCTCTCAGCACCGATAGCATCCGATGCAGCCCAAAGAAACATTATGCCTGCCGCCAATACCATCAACTTTTTCATTTCCTACGCTCCTCCCCATTTTTCCAGTGTGTGTTACGTTGCCTCCAAAACTCCGCCTTTTCCATGGGAACACCACCCCCTCCCGGTTGTCGACGCTCAAAACGTCTCTGCGACAGGCAGGGATGTGCGTGAGGCACCAGCATCCGGGAGAAGCCCTTCGGCCCGTGGCAGCGCATGACGTGGAACAGCGAAAGCGTCAACAAACGCCGGATCGGAAACCACTTCCGCCGTTCCCTGCATCACCTGCGTGAGCTTCTGTGCAGATCTGTCGACAGCCTTTCCGAGACCGTTGAGTTCGCCGGCTGACGAGGCCAACTGCTCGGCGGCAGCGGCATTTTGCTGGGTCATTTTGGCGATCTGGGCCACAGCCTCATTCGACTGTGCAATTCCAATCGCAATTTCTTTGCTGGCGGTCAGTATTTGGCTCACCATCACGGCTACCTTTTCGGAACCATCCTTCATCTGCTGAAAGGCCTCGTCAGTCTCAAGCGTCAACTGCACAGCATCCTGGATGCCCTTGAGTGTGGTTTCAATAAGTGCTGCGGTATCTTGTGCGGATTTGGCGGATTGGAGGGCCAGTGTCCTGACCTCATCCGCCACCACCGCGAAGCCGGCCCCCGCCTCTCCTGCCCGGGCTGCCTCCACTGCGGCATTGAGCGCAAGTATATTGGTCTTGAAAGCGATTTCGTCGATGACCTTGATGATTCTTTTCGTTCCTTCGCTCGCGTCCAAAACCGTTTTCATTGCAGCCCTGAGATTATGCATCAGGTCGTTGGCGTGTGCATTCATTCCTCCAGCATGGTCCATCAGCCGTTGCGCTTCACCCGCACTCTCCGTGCTTTGCGCAGCCATGCTGGCGATTTCCTCCAAGGCCGCGGATGTCTCCTCAGTGGAAGCAGCCTGTTCCGATGCAGCTTCCGTGAGGGATTGACCGACCGAAGTCACCTGGGCGGAACATGCGACGATCTGCCTGGAGCTGGCAGAGAGTGTCAAGGCCACTTGAGTGATCGGTGTTACGATTCTTCTCGCCAATAGAATTAGGTTGATGAGCAAGCTGGAAGGTCCGACAATTAGACCAAACGCCACAGCCCGAGGATTGTATGCACCAAATTTACCGACAATGAAAAGGGTCACACAAAGACAAAATATACCCGGCAACAACCAGATCAAGACCCTGGTAGTAAGTCCTTTCTTGTATACGGCATAGGTCGAAATGGAAGCCAGGAATTCACCGATTACCACATAACCGGAAAGTAGTAAGATCTCCCACAGCATATTACACCCCCCTCCCCAAAGGATTCACTCGGATGAAATACGATTGAGCAGTTCCCGGAGCCTCTGTAAAGGCCTTAATAGGCCGGCCTCGAAAGATTCGGACTTCCCAAACCCGACGATCCCCCTCTCATGCCCGCTCTTCAGGCCAAAACGATGCCTTCCGGGAATTGGTGAATAGAACGTATGAGGCTGCAAACTACCAACCCTAAATTTACACTATGTTCGAGTGCAACATAGTGGTTGTGCACACGTTAACTCAGCAACGCTCGTGCCATATGGAGATGACATTCCGCCATCCATAGAACGTCGACAGTATCGTTATCGTCTTAAGGCGGCGACCTCCCATGCGGACACTCGGTGGCTCGGACAAACGCCCATGCGCCACGCAATCACCATGCAGGTCAACATTCGGCCAGGATGGCCGCAGAGTTCGGCCATACTGTCCGACACTGGCGGCTCCGCTTTACCCCGGTCGGAGAGGCACGGGCCTGCGCTTTTCGAGGATTTCATCCAAACACCCTTCCAAAGGCCTTCACAGATGCGGTTTACGACTAACTCAATTTCTGAATGCCCGGGCAGCACAAGTGACTGGCATTCTTGTTGCTGCAAAAGCAGCTTCCATCCTACGGTGTTGTCGTGTTCCAGGGTGTTGTCGTGCAGAACGCGTTGAGCTATGATGAGTTCTAAAGCGGATTGCAAAACGATAGAATGAAATTTAACACACGGTGGTATGAGGCGCTCCCTATGGAAGTTTTCGCCGCGAGGCACGGCGCGCGGCCTTGTACTTGTGAGGGTTGTCGGATCCTTGAGTTCACAGCATTCTTAAGGAGGTGTTTAAGTGGAAAACCGACCACTCGTTACGCAAATTCAACGATTTTCCGTAAACGACGGACCCGGGTTTCGGACGATCGTGTTTTTTAAGGGATGTCCTTTCCGGTGTCAATGGTGCCATAACCCTGAAACACAGTCGTTTTCCCCCGAGATTTACTGGAAAAGTAGATTATGCGTTCAATGCGGACACTGTTTCGATGTCTGTCCCAACCAGGCGATTTTCCCTCCGATTCCCCCGGAAGAAGCTCAGCGTGAGGACTCGACCTACTATAAGATCGACAAGGCGAGATGTGACCGGTGTATGAAATGCGTGGAGGCGTGCAGCTACGGTGCGCTCGAGCAGGTCGGCAAGCCCATGTCCATTGAAGAAATCGTCGAAGAGCTCGAGCGGGATCGGCCTTTCTATGACAATTCCGGAGGGGGGGTGACCATCAGTGGCGGGGAGCCTCTGGTGTTTGGCGAATTTGTCCGAAAGCTGATGGATGCGCTCAAGGCGCGAAGCCTTCATATCTGCCTTGATACTTCGGGCCATTCGCCCTGGGAGGTATTGGAGCCCGTCGCCGAACGAGCCGACATCATTCTGTACGACCTGAAACATCTCGACTCCGATGAACATGAGCGCCTGACAGGTGTACCGAACCAGCTCATTCTTCACAATTTGCAGAGGCTTGCGGCAAAGGGCTGCAGGATCTGGCTGAGAATTGTGGTGTTGCCCCGCTGCACCGATTCGATTGACTACCACCGCCGTGTGGTCGCTTTTCTTCGAAGTCTTCCCGGATCGTTGGAACGTATCGACTTGCTGCCCTTTCACAACTGGTGCCAGGACAAATACCGCTGGCTTGGACGACCCTGGTCCTTTGCCGAGACGGAAAGTGTTCACCCGGATGAGGTGGAGCCGTTGTTGGAGCTGTACCTGTCGGCGGGACTGAATGCGACGATTGGTGGGTCGGGTTTTGATGCACAGGCAACGGCATCGGGGTGATGAACCCCGGCTTATGGCGATTGACGAACGCGTTGACGAACGTGAAGCAAAGGAGGTGAGCAAACGTTAGGAATGGAAGCCCCGCATGGTTCCGGTAGAGAACGACGGCTGACCACCTGGTTCTGTGCTGACCCGGTGCCGATGGGGGGAAGTCGGTGCAATCTGTTTGGATAAACCTGGGCAATCGGTAGGTGGATGGAGCTGGAAGAGAAAAAGAAAGGAGGAGTCAAATGCCTACATGTAAAGAATGCAAGAATTATTTTCCTCAGGAAGATGATGAATCTATGGGTGACTGTGTTCAGCGGGTAGTGGATCCCAGGCAGGCATACTACAGGGCCAAGCCTGTGGCGGCTGACCAGGACGCCTCGAAGTGCAGCCAATTTGCAAAGAGGTAATCGATATTCTACTAAGGAGGAATTACAATGGCACAAGCAGCTGAAGCAAGAGAGGACATCGAACAACTGAAAGAGAGCCAGCAATGGTGGAAGCTGGCCGAAAAGCTGCGCAGCCCGCGGCTGGACTATCTGCGCAAGGCGGTTTGGAAAAAAGGCCCAATAGGTGGAGTGTATGCTCCGGGTATCAAAATTGAGCTAATGCGCAATATCCTTTTCACTGAGTCATGGAAGGAAAACGAGCGTGATCCCATCATGATGCGCAAAGCTAAAGCGCTCGCCCATGTCTGGCGGAATATACCGATATTTATCACCGATCACGCTCAGCTTGTAGGCTATGTTGGGAGTGCCCCCAATACGCTTGGGATGTGGCCTATTGAGGGCGCAAGCATGGTGAACGAGGAGGTGTACAACGACGAGGGCGTTATTCCGGAACCTGAAGAGGAATCGCTCAAGATTATGGCTGATCTCAACAACTACTGGGCGGGAAAGACGGCTATCGACCAGGTTGCGAGGCTGCTCGACCCCGAGGATGCAGTAAAGTTCATGAGTGGAGCGATTGGTTGGGGTGTGCCCACCTCGGCTTATGGCTACTCCGGGAAAGACTATGAATATCTGTTGACGGGAAAGCGCGGGTTCGAAGATATCATGGAGGAAATAGAAGCCAGGTTGGACGAGGCGCAAGAGATTGTCCGTGGAACACCCGGGCCTGAGCTTTTACCCTACTACGAAAAAATCCAAAACTGGGAGGCGATGCTGATCGTCCTCGAAGCGGCCGTCGACTGGGCACGCCGTTACGCCCGGCTGGCTCGCATTATCGCGGAGAACTTCGAAAGCGACCCCAAACGCAAGGAGGAGCTTCTGCGTATTGCCGAGACCTGTGAGCGGGTGCCCGCAAAGGCGCCGAGGTCGCTGCAGGAATCGCTGCAAATGGACCATTTCATCCAGATCCTCGCCCGGTACGAGGCATACGAGGGTGCGTGGCCTGCCCGGCCGGACTACTATCACGGGCCGTTCTACGACAAGGATGTCAACATCGAGAAGAACCTGACCCGTGAAGAGGCACTGGACCTGGTGGGTGAATTCATGATCCGGGCATACGAAGTCGGGGGCTTTGGTCCACGTTGGGGCAGGGAAGGACTGCAAGGGATTACCGGCACATGGGTGTGGACTATTGGCGGCGTCAAGCCGGACGGCACCGACGCGTGCAACGATTTGACAAGAGCGTTTCTACAAGCCGCCAGGCTTGTCAGGGTGGCCAACCCGACGTTCGCCTTTCGCTGGCATCCCAAGGTCCCCGACGACATCATGCGCGAATGCTTCGAATGCATCCGGCACGGGCTTGGTTATCCCTCCATGCGTAACGATCCGATCCTTGTGCAAAATGCCATGTATTGGCATGGGCATCCCCTGGAGGAAGCGAGAACATGGGTCCACCAGGCGTGTATGTCGCCGTGTCCGACCACAAAGCATGGTTTTCAGCCGTTCCGTATGGCCTCTGCGACCGCGAATTGCGCCAAGATGATCGAGTATGCTCTGTTCAACGGCTATGATCCCGTTGTGAATATGCAAATGGGTCCCAAGACGGGAGATGCGAGGAAGTTCAAAAGCTTCGACGAGCTGTTTGAAGCCTGGGTGAAGCAGATGGAGTGGCTCACCGATACGCTTGTGAGAACGGTCAATCTCGGACGGGTAAAAGATCCGGAGTTTTATGGAAGACCGTTTCTTTCAGCCATTTCCGAGCGATCGGTGGAACAGGGCACAGACATTGTGAACCCTGAAGGTGAGCGAGGCAACAGCTGGGTTACGGGCTTTACCTGGGTCGAGAACGCGGACAGTCTTGCTGCCGTAAAAAAGCTTGTCTTCGACGAGAAGAAATACACGATGGATCAATTGATGGACGCTTTGCAGGCCAACTGGGACGGTTATGAAGAAATGCGCCTGGATTTCGTGCGGAATGCTCCCAAGTGGGGAAATGATGACGACTATGTGGACCAGATCATGGTGCGTTGCCTTGAAGAGGTTGCCAGGCATTCGAAAGAGCTGAAAGATCCAACTGGGAATCCGTGGCCGCTTTTACCTGAGAACGTAAGCGGGAATATCCACTATGCCAACATCGTTGGGGCCCTTCCCAACGGCCGCAAACGCGGCGACGCGCTCTATGACGGCGGGATCTCGCCCGGTCCGGGGCTTGACAAGAAGGGGCCTACCGCGGTGCTCAAATCCTGCGGCAAGTTCGACCATGTGCGCCTTGGGCGTGCCTTCCTCCTCAATCAGCGCCTTTCCCCGACCCAGCTCAAGGGTGAGCAGGGCTATCAGTTGTGGAAGGCCTACATGCGGACCTGGGCGGACCTCGGTCTGGACCACGTACAGTTCAACATGGTCGATGACGCCACGCTTAGGGCGGCGCAGAAGGACCCCGAAAAGTACCAGGAAGTGATCGTCCGGGTTGCCGGCTACAGCGCCCATTTTGTGGACATCAGCCGCAAGACCCAGGACAATATCATTCAAAGAACCATTCAGGGTCTGTAAAGGGATGATTGGCCCGATACGGCGGATTACCCCTCCCGTATCGGGCATTCAAATTCGTAAGATGTGTCCATGCCTCATCGGCTGGTGTGGGCTTATCAAAGACCGGTAGCTTGAATATCTCGCAAGGAGAATGAGGCGGGCAAGCCATCGAAAGGGAGGGGAAATTTTATGAAATGTTCAGCTTGTGGATTTGAGGCTCCAGCAAATAAATTCCGTTATCTCTACAACGCTCGGATTGACGACCCTTTGTCTATGCGCCAATGTATAAAGTGCGGCGAAGTGATCGCCGTGAACGAGCTCAAGGGAGAAGCGGTGCAAATCGTCAAGCCCGGTGACGCACCGTGGGGTAAATCCGCCGGTATAGAGGGTGTTACACCATCTGTGCTGGACTAGGTTGTTTTGTCAAGCGGGCTCTCCGCATTGCGGGTGCCGATAAGGGGGAAACCGCCCGCATGCGGCTCCTCCCGGACGGCCAGTTTATGGAGGTGTGATATAATTTAAAGTTTTCCCCAATGTCTAGCAAAAAATGCCGAGGCTTAAGCTCAGTGCAACGGGTTGGCCGAGCCGAGCGGAGCCCATGCGGAGCTCAGGCGAGGCGAGGCCAACCCTTCCTTATCCTCCTCTATAGG
This is a stretch of genomic DNA from Desulfoglaeba alkanexedens ALDC. It encodes these proteins:
- a CDS encoding Eco57I restriction-modification methylase domain-containing protein, translated to MSRRKQDFQAVRSEGGLLPPDLLRRILDPRGELPGTRPKDYDLAKGERLHERITQSWNKLLKQWKDFQSVRTGQGARTGITNERWTLPLLRELGFGSLPTTPAPEINGRTYAISRMFGPVPIHLIGCELSLDRRAAGVRGAAASNPHGLVQEFLNRSPKHLWGIVCNGLRLRILRDSQALSRQSFLEFDLESMFDGELYSDFVPLWLTAHASRFVPRDGDRPESCYLEEWTRIAREQGTRALGDLRQGVERALEILGEGFTSHPQNTRLRDALRSEDLSLSNFHGQLLRIIYRIIFLFVSEDRTLDGVPLLHPRGNSAQARAARERYAAHYSTSRLRDLASRIKGSRHGDLWRQFQVVVQALSGTPDGEAAREHLALPALGSFLWNPRSTADLNDAELANYDFLEALRSLAFTRQGKVLRPVDYKSLGAEELGGIYESLLALIPRISADGARFTFARFAGSERKTSGSYYTPDALVQSLLDTALDPLVDAAVKGKSGPEAEEALLSITVCDPAVGSGHFLVGAARRLARRLAALRAQTQGDSEPSPLLYQQALRDVISRCLYGVDLNPMAVELCKVSLWLEALEPGKPLTFLDHHIQVGNSLLGTTPELMKEGIPDDAFKPLIGDDKKICRVLRRKNKQESDGQITMYPLLAAESQKAYRTMEDRARALDEKPEETLDEVREKAASFNELLGSEEYRRARLAADAWCAAFVWKKQKDAPPPIITDILRKLQETPNALTPEQRKEVQRLADQYRFFHWHLAFPQVFARGGFDCVLGNPPWERVKLQEKEWFAGRNEAIASAPNAAARKRMIQDLIVSEPRLHEEFIEDLRRAEGESHFFRSSGRYPFCGRGDINLYAVFAEAMRDVLNERGRMGCVLPTGIATDDTTKFFFQNVIETRSLVSLFDFENKGIFPEVDSRMKFCLFTAGGGKQPTHTAAEFAFFAHGVEDLRDPERRFSLSAEDIALLNPNTLTCPVFRSRKDAELTKAVYRRVPVLIREARDGRPEENPWGVKFTRMFDMSNDSDLFRTRDQLEADGWRLDGNIFEKDGEKYLPLYEAKMIHHFDHRWATYDGTKIRDVASEEKQDPAFVVLPRYWVKEADVQAALGPTGWTRGWLLGWRDITNTTNERTVLGGVFLACAVGNNLPIWTVAMEDAQLFSSIFSSHSLDYAARFKVGGTHLNFFIAQQLPALPPDRFENTCLWTADNKNLKSWFLPRILELTYTAWDLQPFARDCGYEGPPFRWDEERRFLLRCELDAAFFHLYVPATADGQWKRALKDEGAVRDEAPEELEELKRHFSTPRDAVDYILDTFPIVKRKDEQRYGEYRTKRVILEIYDAMQEALRTGTPYQTRFDPPPAHPSVVHRPC
- a CDS encoding enoyl-CoA hydratase/isomerase family protein, with product MGLPKAMEMLYTGDALSAAEAKEIGMLNHMVSRESLEAVSMAMVTSILNGSPIAMRLQTYILCGYFH
- a CDS encoding DUF2147 domain-containing protein; translation: MKKLMVLAAGIMFLWAASDAIGAESDGILGVWTTQGGKYKVEIFKCGAAFCGKVVWLAEPEYPAGDEKGMAGKAKVDRNNPEESLRSRPLLGLQMMKGFTYSADNSTWEGGTIYDPDNGKTYKCKITQPNADQLNVRGFIGFSLLGRTEKWVRAETGNN
- a CDS encoding methyl-accepting chemotaxis protein, whose amino-acid sequence is MLWEILLLSGYVVIGEFLASISTYAVYKKGLTTRVLIWLLPGIFCLCVTLFIVGKFGAYNPRAVAFGLIVGPSSLLINLILLARRIVTPITQVALTLSASSRQIVACSAQVTSVGQSLTEAASEQAASTEETSAALEEIASMAAQSTESAGEAQRLMDHAGGMNAHANDLMHNLRAAMKTVLDASEGTKRIIKVIDEIAFKTNILALNAAVEAARAGEAGAGFAVVADEVRTLALQSAKSAQDTAALIETTLKGIQDAVQLTLETDEAFQQMKDGSEKVAVMVSQILTASKEIAIGIAQSNEAVAQIAKMTQQNAAAAEQLASSAGELNGLGKAVDRSAQKLTQVMQGTAEVVSDPAFVDAFAVPRHALPRAEGLLPDAGASRTSLPVAETF